GACTGGCGTGAAATCAAATTTAAAGTCTCCTGTGTGAACAATGTTTCCAGGAGGAGTTTTCACCACAATGCCATATGAATCTGGAATGCTATGAGTTGTTCTGAAAAAAGTAACAGCGGTCTTTCTAAATTTAATAACATCATCTTCAGAAATGACATTTAATTTTGCTCTTCTCAATAAGCCATGTTCATCTAGTTTGTTACGAATTAAGCCAATGGCTAATTTCCCACCATAAATAGGAATATTTATTTCTCGTAGCAAGTAAGGTATTCCACCGATATGATCTTCATGTCCGTGCGTAATAAAAAGACCTTTAATTTTATCTTGATTATTAATTAAATAGGAATAATCAGGAATAACATAATCGATTCCTAATAATTCATCTTCTGGAAATTTAATTCCGGCATCGATTAAAATAATTTCATCTTGAAATTGAACACCGTACGTGTTTTTTCCGATTTCTCCTAGTCCTCCTAGGGCAAATGTTGCTACTTGATCGTTCTTAACAAATTTCATTCCATCAAATCTCCAATACTTTAAAGTTTTCATTATTTTTTTCGTAATCTAAATAGTTCCCGGTTACACGTTCAATGTGTTCAATATTATAATTTTTATCTTTTAATTTGATTCTTACCTCACGGTCAGACTCCGCTTCAACATAAATCGTGTTTGTTCTTTCACGTACAGGTACTTCCTTTGCAGGGTATTGATAGTAAACTTTAAAAATCATTTCCAATTCTCTCCTTAGCTACCGTATGTTACTCGCTTTAACTATTATATTAGAAATGTGCAATAAAGAAAAGGATGACATGACAAAACTTGAGAAACCATGAAAAAATCTCGTGTTAATGGTGATAAACACTTAAAAAATTAACTATTGAAAGGGATCCCCCAATTATTGGGGGATATAAGGTGAACAACTATTTAAGCAATTGTTTTACGATTCAAAATATTTTTCCACTGCTTTCTTATTCTTTTACGTAATTTCTTTAGCACGTTTAATCACCTCAATTATAAGAGTTCGTCCTATTGATTTTGATTATATTCCTTATTTCTAGTATATGCGAATATGCCAATGGATTTCATGGGGAATAATGGAATGAGCATTTTACTTTGTCAACTATTCATTCTCTTTATTGTTATGCTATCATGAATGGGTATTAGTTTGAGTTGTCCGTACAAATGACAATTAAATGATAGGAGAATGTTTATGAGTGAAAAAGTGATATTTTTTGATATAGATGGAACACTTCTTGACCATGAAAAAAAAATACCTAATAGTACAAAATATGCGATAGACAAACTAAAAGAAAACGGACATTATGTAGCAATCTCTACAGGTAGGGCTCCTTTTATGTTTAAAGATATACGTTCAGAACTTGGTATCGATTCTTTTGTGAGCTTTAACGGACAATTTGTCGTTTTTGAAGGAAATATCGCCTATGAAAACCCTCTTTCTGAAAGGAAACTGGAAAGTTTGCGATTATATTCAGAAGAAAGAAATCATCCTTTAGTCTTTATGAGTCATGAGGATATGAAAGCAACTGTTTATGATCATAAGTATATCCATGAAAGCATGGGTTCTTTACTTTTTAATCATCCAGAACATCTTCCTCATTATCATCAATCAAGTTCCATTTATCAAACGTTACTTTTTTGTCAAGATGGTGAGGAATTAGAATACAGACGAGATTATCAAGACTTTCATATTATTCGTTGGCACGAATATGCAACTGATATATTACCTATAGGTGGTTCAAAGGCAGAGGGAATTAAACATCTATTAGAGAGGCTGAAAATCCCTAAAGAAGATGTTTATGCTTTTGGTGATGGACTAAACGACCTTGAAATGATCGAATTTGTTGGAAATGGTGTGGCGATGGGAAATGCTGTTCTGGAGCTTAAAAATGTTGCTGATATGGTAACAAAACCTGTCGATGAACATGGAATTGAGTACGGATTAAAGAAGTTAGGGTTAATTGAATAACGTTTTTAAAAGAGTAAATGAACTTGTTAAAAGGGATGACAAATGATTGGTTGGCTCTTTTTATTTTTTTTTTTTTTTGAAAGGTTCAACTCTTTCGGAAAATGTTAAAAGTCTGAGTTCAATATTTAAAGGAACATATAGCGTTTTGTTAACGATTAAATTGAAAAGGTGTCCTATAGGGGGACACCTTTTCTATGTTGTTTCTGAATTTTTCATTTTAAGGTAAAAAATAAGTAGATGATAGTTTATTCAATTGCGTTCGCATTTTCTGGCTCGTGAAATGGATTTTCTTGATTAATATGATCGTAAAACATCACACCGTTTAAATGGTCTATTTCATGTTGCACAACAATGGCTATGTACCCTTTTAGACGAATATCGATAGGCTCTCCTTGTAGAGAAGTTGCTTTTACACGGATGCGCGCATAACGTGGAACATAGCCAGGGACTGTTCTGTTAACAGATAAGCAGCCTTCGCCCCCTTTTAAATAGGCTTTTTCCACAGAGTGGCTGATTATTTTCGGATTAATCATGGCATATTCATGCTCGTTTCCTTTTTCATCTGATGCTAAAACAGCAATCATTCTTTTAGGGATGTTGATTTGTGGTGCAGCAATTCCAACACCAGGTCTGAGGTTGTATTTTTGAGCGAGTTCATCGTCTTGGCTCATTTTTAAAAATTCCATCATCTTGGTTAATGTTTTTTTATCTTCATCAGAAGCAGGAAGAGGAATCTCTTTTGCTATTTCTCTTAAAGTTGGATGCCCTTCTTCAATAATGTCTTCCATTGTAATCATTTGACCACTCCTTTACTTACGTATAACTATTCCATTATATCGGCAATATGATTAAAACAGCAACTTACAATTATCTAAAAGGGATAGAGAGGGTCTCACTATCCCCATTTGAATATCATTAAGATAGGATGGTGAACCCGATGATCACCAATAAAATAAATAAGACAACAATTAATACAAATGTTTTTCCGTATCTTTCACTTATAGAATATGCGTAAGGATACTCGTAATGCCCATATGGATTATACATTAAACGATCACTGCTTCCTTTTGACTTGTGAGAACGTCTACTATAATGTATGGGATAGGGGCAAATGTGTATAGACATTCGTCTATATAAAGAAGGTAACAAAACATTGATGCTAAAAGGTAAGGGGATTTGTGAATATGAAAAAACGAATATATGTAGTTTTATTATTGTGTACTACCATGCTAATGAGTTGTGCAAACGATGATCCAGCAAAAGAAATTTACGATATTTTTGAACAAGTTGTTGCTATTGAAAAAGGATTTCAAGAGGAGCAAGAACCAAGGGTTGAATTAGAGAAGAAAGAAAACGAAATTTATAATAATCTTGTCGAACTTGGAAATGACCAACAAGAACAAATAGAGGAATTGTCTGATAAAGCCTTGACTAATATAAGTAAACGCGAGGAGATCTTACAATCAGAAATAGATAGTATTGAAGAGTCGAAAGAAGAGTTTTCTAAGGTTGAGGATAAAATTGATGAAATAGAAGAGGAGGACCAAACAGACCAATTACAAAAAACAATCGATATCATGAATCAACGTTATGAAGTTCATGACTCCCTAGCTACTCACTATCGAGAGGTCCTTAAACTTGAAGAAGAGCTTTACAACTTATTTAAACAAGAAGATGCTGCAATAGAAGAGATCGATGATGTCTTACAAAAAATAAATGGAAAGTATAAAGAGATCATTGAAGACAATCAACTTTTCAACGATTACACTCAACAGTATAATGAGGCAAAAATGAATTTCTATGAAATGATAGATTTACAGGTAATAGAAGAAGAATAAATAAACATAACTATAGTATAACAGAATCTTTTTGTGTACTAATACAGAAATTAAAAATAATTATATATATAAGATACAAATCATTTGACGCAGGGTTTTTGTATGATGTAAACTAAACAATGAGTTGATAGTTGTATTATTTTTTTTCTTTTTATTATTAGTACAGATCAACAAAATAAATAAGGTATTCAAACATTTTAGGTTGCTCTTGTGTCATATTATTGATTTTCGGGTAACCTATTGCTGTGAATAAGGGACTTTAGTTCAATTTATTGAACATTAAATGAATAAACGAAAGGATGAGATGGAACAGATGGCTGCTAAAACAAAAAAAGCGTTATTTGATAGCGAAAAGCAATTTAAAGATA
This portion of the Bacillus carboniphilus genome encodes:
- a CDS encoding DNA-dependent RNA polymerase subunit epsilon, with product MIFKVYYQYPAKEVPVRERTNTIYVEAESDREVRIKLKDKNYNIEHIERVTGNYLDYEKNNENFKVLEI
- a CDS encoding Cof-type HAD-IIB family hydrolase, which produces MSEKVIFFDIDGTLLDHEKKIPNSTKYAIDKLKENGHYVAISTGRAPFMFKDIRSELGIDSFVSFNGQFVVFEGNIAYENPLSERKLESLRLYSEERNHPLVFMSHEDMKATVYDHKYIHESMGSLLFNHPEHLPHYHQSSSIYQTLLFCQDGEELEYRRDYQDFHIIRWHEYATDILPIGGSKAEGIKHLLERLKIPKEDVYAFGDGLNDLEMIEFVGNGVAMGNAVLELKNVADMVTKPVDEHGIEYGLKKLGLIE
- the def gene encoding peptide deformylase gives rise to the protein MITMEDIIEEGHPTLREIAKEIPLPASDEDKKTLTKMMEFLKMSQDDELAQKYNLRPGVGIAAPQINIPKRMIAVLASDEKGNEHEYAMINPKIISHSVEKAYLKGGEGCLSVNRTVPGYVPRYARIRVKATSLQGEPIDIRLKGYIAIVVQHEIDHLNGVMFYDHINQENPFHEPENANAIE
- a CDS encoding YjcZ family sporulation protein, whose product is MSIHICPYPIHYSRRSHKSKGSSDRLMYNPYGHYEYPYAYSISERYGKTFVLIVVLFILLVIIGFTILS
- a CDS encoding YkyA family protein, whose protein sequence is MKKRIYVVLLLCTTMLMSCANDDPAKEIYDIFEQVVAIEKGFQEEQEPRVELEKKENEIYNNLVELGNDQQEQIEELSDKALTNISKREEILQSEIDSIEESKEEFSKVEDKIDEIEEEDQTDQLQKTIDIMNQRYEVHDSLATHYREVLKLEEELYNLFKQEDAAIEEIDDVLQKINGKYKEIIEDNQLFNDYTQQYNEAKMNFYEMIDLQVIEEE